A genomic stretch from Candidatus Nitrotoga arctica includes:
- a CDS encoding TonB-dependent siderophore receptor, whose amino-acid sequence MFLKSDNLSFKLDLEHYRKNVSEQAAIVAPAAVNGIITLPGVPDAQLNLAGEWQKYDAKATNLLFRTDYVLSENWGMLFEAGKARTERDRNFSQFQNYNLTTGQGTLRTFFARGQEFENKNYRAELYGRLPGQLITHELTFGYNANERSADLRTQPLGQDVAQNLYTPVAIAQQFPTSAFTSMPSTIKDKGLYLTDRVLIGEKWQATLGVRASNYESVTTTTRYEADGLNPQLSLMYKPVKNVSIYTSYLEGREESGQAPANRANAGELLGPALSKQKEIGMKAEIAKGILLQAAYFDITRSSTTVDSSNRFVLNGLAQYKGIELAASGEVTKQLSLIASALFLDAKQLNAANAGTFGKTPDNTPEQTASLFSEYRLQSVPGLALSGGLYYVGKRPVNNENQAFVDGYTTVSLGARHNTIIAGQRTTFQAVLDNAANRNYWSTAGNGLLGVGAPRMLKITARMQF is encoded by the coding sequence GTGTTTCTTAAGAGCGACAATCTTTCCTTCAAGCTCGATCTGGAACATTACCGCAAGAACGTTTCCGAGCAAGCAGCGATAGTAGCGCCTGCGGCAGTCAACGGTATAATCACACTGCCCGGGGTACCTGACGCTCAACTCAATCTGGCCGGCGAATGGCAAAAATACGATGCCAAGGCCACCAACCTGCTGTTTCGCACTGACTATGTGCTGAGCGAAAACTGGGGGATGCTGTTTGAAGCGGGCAAGGCGCGCACGGAACGTGACCGCAACTTTTCCCAATTCCAGAATTACAACCTCACCACTGGGCAAGGCACTTTACGGACCTTCTTTGCCCGTGGCCAGGAGTTTGAAAACAAGAACTACCGCGCAGAACTGTATGGGCGCTTGCCGGGCCAGTTGATCACGCACGAGCTGACGTTTGGCTATAACGCCAATGAGCGTAGCGCAGATTTACGCACCCAGCCTCTCGGCCAGGATGTCGCGCAGAACCTGTACACACCGGTTGCCATCGCGCAGCAATTTCCCACCTCGGCGTTCACTTCCATGCCATCAACGATTAAAGATAAGGGTTTGTATCTTACTGACAGGGTATTGATTGGTGAAAAATGGCAAGCCACGCTGGGTGTGCGGGCAAGCAACTACGAGAGCGTTACCACCACTACACGCTATGAAGCGGATGGACTCAATCCGCAACTTTCGCTTATGTACAAGCCGGTCAAAAATGTGTCCATTTATACCAGCTATCTTGAGGGACGCGAAGAAAGCGGTCAGGCACCCGCAAACCGTGCAAATGCTGGCGAATTATTGGGTCCAGCCTTATCCAAGCAAAAGGAAATAGGGATGAAGGCAGAGATTGCAAAAGGTATCCTGCTGCAAGCCGCCTATTTCGATATCACCCGTTCGTCTACCACGGTAGATTCGTCCAACCGCTTTGTCCTCAACGGATTAGCGCAATATAAAGGTATAGAGCTGGCGGCCTCAGGTGAAGTGACCAAACAACTATCGCTCATCGCCTCGGCCCTGTTTCTGGATGCCAAACAATTGAACGCAGCTAATGCAGGGACATTCGGCAAGACTCCCGACAACACTCCGGAGCAAACTGCAAGCCTGTTTTCTGAATATCGTCTGCAGAGTGTGCCAGGTCTGGCACTTAGTGGTGGCTTGTATTACGTGGGCAAGCGTCCGGTCAATAATGAAAATCAAGCTTTCGTAGACGGTTATACGACAGTGTCATTGGGCGCCCGTCATAACACAATTATTGCAGGTCAACGAACTACATTCCAGGCTGTGCTTGACAATGCAGCCAACAGAAACTACTGGAGTACAGCTGGCAATGGCCTGCTGGGCGTGGGGGCACCGCGTATGCTGAAGATCACAGCCCGGATGCAATTTTGA
- a CDS encoding PepSY-associated TM helix domain-containing protein, which translates to MIEDVYRTDSPSGIETRLPEISAVTVRKIVSKLHLYTGLAIGLLLILSGLTGSVLVFREEVEALVYPELMKSVPRDERASLQTVLEAVQHAYPEDKPFFIRMPRTPEQTYLVKMNSAHDLFVYVDSYNGMILGEHRQEDTFTGWISLLHTELLSGDRGEIILGVSALLLIGMSITGLILWWPRKGKFLSGFKIQWAAHWKRMNFDIHRASGIYTVVFLLLTAFTGTSLVFNKTVINLINAITQSPPRAAPPLSDPHQAWMPRPALDMMLHQADYMLSATTTWVNLPQKPGAPLVIRKKFVQEFHPNGRSFVYFDQYSGKVLQVENVLMASLGTRIFNTLYPIHIGAIGGTPTRLLQVIIGLSPLILFTTGYVMWWNRRKAKRYHSRLIK; encoded by the coding sequence TTGATTGAAGATGTTTATCGTACAGACAGCCCTTCAGGAATCGAAACAAGACTGCCGGAGATATCAGCTGTGACTGTTAGAAAAATTGTTTCCAAACTACATCTGTATACCGGTTTGGCTATTGGATTGCTGCTGATATTAAGCGGGCTGACTGGTAGTGTGTTGGTATTCCGCGAAGAGGTCGAGGCGCTGGTATATCCAGAATTGATGAAATCAGTGCCGCGTGACGAGCGTGCTTCTTTACAGACGGTGCTGGAAGCAGTGCAGCACGCCTATCCGGAAGACAAACCGTTTTTCATCCGTATGCCGCGAACTCCAGAGCAAACCTATTTAGTTAAAATGAACAGTGCGCATGACTTGTTTGTTTATGTTGATTCTTATAACGGCATGATCTTGGGGGAACATCGACAGGAAGATACATTTACTGGATGGATTTCGCTACTGCACACTGAACTTTTAAGTGGCGATCGTGGCGAAATTATCCTTGGGGTAAGTGCACTGCTACTGATTGGAATGAGCATAACGGGCCTCATTTTATGGTGGCCCCGAAAAGGAAAGTTTTTATCGGGGTTTAAAATCCAATGGGCCGCACATTGGAAAAGAATGAATTTTGATATACATCGCGCTTCGGGTATCTATACCGTTGTTTTTCTTCTACTGACTGCTTTTACAGGCACGTCTTTAGTATTTAATAAAACGGTTATCAACTTGATCAATGCAATCACTCAAAGCCCACCGCGGGCTGCCCCACCGCTTTCCGATCCTCATCAAGCATGGATGCCGAGGCCTGCACTCGACATGATGTTGCATCAAGCCGACTATATGCTGTCCGCCACCACCACCTGGGTTAATCTTCCCCAAAAACCGGGGGCACCCTTGGTGATACGAAAGAAATTCGTCCAAGAATTTCATCCAAATGGCAGAAGTTTCGTCTATTTTGATCAATATTCAGGAAAGGTATTACAGGTGGAAAACGTGTTGATGGCTTCTCTGGGCACGCGCATTTTTAACACACTTTACCCGATACATATCGGCGCAATAGGCGGGACACCTACCCGTCTTTTACAGGTGATCATCGGTCTGTCGCCGCTCATTCTATTTACCACCGGCTATGTCATGTGGTGGAACCGAAGGAAGGCGAAACGATATCACTCCCGCCTAATAAAATAA
- a CDS encoding cation diffusion facilitator family transporter yields MTAHNHSHSHAANYGRAFAIGIALNVLFVVVETIFGWQADSLALLSDAGHNLSDVLGLLVAYGGLYLARLRPNQKHTYGLGRATILAALFNAMILLIAIGGIVWEAVGRFSHPVPIQGGIVMLVAAIGVVINGITAWLFMSGNKTDLNLRGAFLHMAADALVSLGVVIAGAMFIWTGWAWLDPAISLVIAVVILWSTWDLLRQSLHLSLDGVPVSIKLDEVKNYLAAQPNVIEVHDLHVWAMSTSEIALTVHLVVRDGHPGNEFLCRVAAELHDNFTIGHVTIQIDMDKHHCSLSGHT; encoded by the coding sequence ATGACAGCCCATAATCACTCACACAGCCACGCCGCAAACTACGGCCGAGCATTTGCCATCGGCATTGCACTGAATGTGCTGTTCGTAGTCGTTGAAACGATTTTCGGCTGGCAAGCCGACTCACTCGCACTCCTCTCTGATGCCGGGCATAACCTGAGCGATGTGCTTGGCTTACTTGTGGCATATGGCGGTTTATATCTGGCACGGTTGCGACCCAATCAGAAACACACTTACGGTTTGGGGCGCGCCACGATTCTTGCCGCATTGTTTAATGCGATGATCTTGTTGATTGCGATAGGCGGCATCGTGTGGGAAGCCGTCGGCAGATTCAGTCATCCGGTGCCGATTCAGGGTGGCATCGTCATGCTGGTTGCCGCTATTGGAGTAGTGATCAACGGCATCACCGCTTGGCTATTCATGTCCGGCAATAAAACAGATCTCAACCTGCGTGGCGCTTTTCTTCATATGGCGGCAGATGCGCTGGTTTCACTTGGTGTGGTCATCGCAGGCGCGATGTTTATCTGGACGGGTTGGGCTTGGCTCGACCCCGCCATCAGCTTGGTCATTGCTGTAGTGATATTGTGGAGTACATGGGACTTGTTGCGCCAGTCTTTACACCTTTCTCTGGATGGTGTGCCGGTATCAATTAAATTAGACGAGGTGAAAAATTATCTGGCAGCGCAGCCCAATGTCATCGAAGTACATGATCTGCATGTGTGGGCGATGAGCACCTCAGAAATTGCACTTACCGTTCATCTGGTCGTGCGAGATGGACATCCGGGGAATGAGTTCCTGTGCCGTGTTGCCGCAGAATTGCACGACAACTTTACTATTGGACATGTGACAATTCAGATTGATATGGACAAGCATCATTGTTCTTTATCCGGTCATACATAG
- a CDS encoding family 2A encapsulin nanocompartment cargo protein cysteine desulfurase has translation MSTSNLPFPDISTGGIPAHEDVVALAGGRNFVPDTALIARLANELFSAVPGSPSAHTPSQSATTPPRTNDLNLPLTGHDPLDLHLATRNNPVPEVAVSRNFVPGSDFLLAPNLGMGLPGEDVLRDLLKENAKEHPRATGATLYFLEEAARFNRKPAPASLPQTSATEQIAASAHPPFDVLAVRRDFPILKELVNGRPLAWLDNAATTQKPQSVIDSLSYFYQHANSNIHRAAHELAARATNAYEGARDKVANFINASSSSEIVFVRGTTEAINLVAQSWGRKNIVKDDEIVITWLEHHANIVPWQMLCAETGAKLRVAPVDDNGQVLLDEYEKLLNSRTKLVSFTQVSNALGTVTPAKQMVEMAHRYGARVLVDGAQSVSHMRADVQYLDCDWFVFSGHKVFGPTGIGVLYGKREILEAMPPWQGGGNMIEDVTFEKTRYHDAPMRFEAGTGNIADAVGLGAAIDYVQKIGIDNINRYEHELLVYANKGLNSIPGLRLIGTAPEKTSVLSFVLEGYQTSEVGDALNKEGIAVRSGHHCAQPILRRFGLEATVRPSLAFYNTYEEIDRLVRVVRQLDRNI, from the coding sequence ATGAGTACAAGTAATCTACCTTTTCCGGATATCAGTACGGGCGGTATTCCAGCGCACGAAGATGTTGTCGCATTGGCGGGCGGGCGAAATTTTGTGCCGGATACCGCGCTGATTGCTCGGCTGGCGAATGAACTCTTTTCTGCCGTGCCGGGCAGTCCGTCCGCTCACACGCCCTCGCAAAGCGCTACTACACCGCCACGCACAAACGACCTGAACTTGCCGTTGACTGGTCACGATCCGTTGGATTTGCACTTGGCAACCCGAAATAATCCGGTACCGGAAGTAGCAGTGAGTCGCAATTTCGTACCCGGTTCAGACTTCCTGCTAGCACCGAATCTGGGTATGGGGCTGCCCGGTGAAGACGTGCTGCGCGATTTGCTAAAAGAAAATGCCAAGGAACATCCGAGGGCGACCGGCGCTACGTTGTATTTTTTGGAAGAAGCAGCACGATTTAACCGAAAACCAGCACCAGCCAGTTTGCCGCAAACGTCTGCAACAGAACAGATCGCAGCATCGGCTCATCCACCGTTCGATGTACTTGCGGTGCGTCGCGATTTTCCTATTCTGAAAGAGTTGGTGAATGGTCGTCCGTTGGCGTGGCTGGACAATGCCGCGACGACACAGAAACCGCAGTCGGTGATTGACAGCTTATCCTATTTCTATCAGCACGCGAATTCTAACATTCATCGCGCGGCACACGAGCTCGCGGCGCGCGCCACTAATGCATATGAAGGTGCACGCGACAAGGTCGCCAACTTCATTAATGCCAGCTCCAGCAGCGAGATTGTGTTCGTGCGCGGCACGACCGAAGCGATCAATCTTGTCGCCCAAAGCTGGGGACGCAAGAACATCGTTAAGGACGACGAGATCGTCATCACTTGGCTGGAACATCACGCCAACATCGTGCCGTGGCAAATGCTGTGTGCCGAGACGGGCGCGAAGCTGCGCGTCGCACCAGTAGATGACAATGGTCAGGTGCTGCTCGACGAGTACGAGAAGCTGCTCAATTCCCGCACCAAGCTGGTGTCGTTCACCCAGGTATCCAATGCGCTCGGCACGGTCACTCCTGCCAAACAGATGGTGGAGATGGCGCATCGTTACGGCGCTCGAGTGTTGGTCGATGGCGCACAGTCCGTTTCGCATATGCGTGCCGACGTGCAGTATCTCGATTGCGACTGGTTTGTATTTTCGGGTCACAAGGTATTCGGACCCACTGGCATCGGGGTGCTGTATGGAAAGAGGGAAATACTAGAAGCTATGCCCCCGTGGCAGGGCGGCGGTAACATGATCGAAGATGTTACCTTCGAGAAGACGCGCTACCACGACGCCCCCATGCGCTTCGAGGCAGGTACAGGCAATATTGCCGATGCGGTTGGTCTTGGTGCGGCCATTGATTATGTGCAGAAGATCGGCATCGACAACATCAATCGTTATGAGCATGAGTTGCTGGTGTACGCGAATAAGGGGCTGAATAGCATTCCTGGCCTGCGTTTGATCGGCACTGCACCGGAGAAAACTAGTGTGCTGTCCTTCGTGCTGGAGGGCTACCAAACTTCCGAAGTAGGCGACGCGCTCAACAAGGAAGGAATTGCCGTGCGCTCCGGCCACCACTGTGCCCAACCAATTCTGCGTCGCTTCGGACTCGAAGCAACCGTGCGCCCTTCACTGGCGTTCTACAACACCTACGAAGAAATCGATCGCCTGGTAAGGGTGGTGCGACAGTTGGATCGCAACATATAG
- a CDS encoding family 2A encapsulin nanocompartment shell protein — translation MAVDHKEQLALGDVAARTLANATKTVPQLSTITPRWLAHMLNWVPLEAGIYRVNKVKDASRVTVACSQRDERELPQTFVDYEEWGREYMLSAVNTVVDVHTRVSDLYSSPHNQIREQLRLTIETVKERQESELINNKEYGLLNNVSDSQRIKTRTGAPTPDDLDELIAKVWKEPGFFLAHPSAIAAFGRECTRRGVPPPTITMFGSPFLTWRGIPLVPLDKLSVVKNKTSIILLRTGESRQGVVGLYQPNLPGEQSIGLSVRFMGIDRKAIASYLVSLYCSLAVLTDDALAVLDNVEVDKYHEYK, via the coding sequence ATGGCTGTAGACCACAAAGAACAATTGGCGCTGGGCGATGTCGCCGCGCGTACGCTGGCGAATGCCACCAAGACCGTCCCGCAATTATCTACCATCACTCCACGTTGGCTCGCACATATGCTGAACTGGGTCCCACTTGAGGCCGGTATTTATCGTGTGAACAAGGTGAAAGATGCGTCGCGTGTAACCGTTGCCTGCTCGCAACGCGATGAACGCGAATTGCCGCAGACCTTCGTCGATTACGAAGAATGGGGTCGTGAATACATGCTAAGTGCGGTGAATACCGTGGTTGATGTCCATACCCGTGTGTCCGACCTGTACAGCAGCCCGCACAATCAGATTCGCGAGCAATTGCGTCTGACTATAGAGACTGTTAAAGAACGTCAGGAAAGTGAACTGATCAACAACAAGGAATACGGTTTATTGAACAACGTTTCGGATAGCCAACGCATCAAGACCCGCACCGGCGCGCCGACACCGGATGATCTAGACGAGCTGATCGCTAAAGTATGGAAAGAACCCGGCTTCTTCCTGGCACACCCCTCGGCGATCGCCGCATTCGGTCGCGAATGTACGCGCCGTGGCGTACCACCGCCCACTATTACTATGTTTGGATCGCCATTTCTGACTTGGCGCGGCATCCCTCTGGTTCCTTTAGACAAGCTGTCCGTCGTCAAGAACAAGACCAGCATCATCTTGTTGCGCACGGGCGAAAGCAGACAGGGCGTAGTCGGCTTGTATCAACCGAATCTCCCCGGCGAACAAAGCATAGGCTTATCGGTTCGTTTCATGGGCATCGATCGCAAAGCGATCGCGTCCTATCTGGTTTCGTTGTATTGCTCACTTGCCGTGTTGACCGATGACGCGCTTGCCGTGCTCGATAATGTTGAAGTGGATAAGTACCATGAGTACAAGTAA
- a CDS encoding IS30 family transposase has translation MEKSGKHYKQLNAEERATIMLMKREGSGLREIGRFLKRSPSTISNEIARDLGCESGYVASLAGEQARRLRIKPRRPLKLVEGNPLFEVVKEHLKKKWSPEQIAGTLKSMYPDQPSQRVSHETIYHTLYAMPRGELRRELIASLRWSRDKRRSKTRAPDGRGHIAEMQSIHLRPPEVADRLIAGHWEADMIKGAMNRSSVGTLVERTTLLVVLAKMADGTAQSALDGFSEALSAIPPELRKTFTYDQGREMSKHVQLTERTGMAVYFCDPHSPWQRGLNENTNGLLRQYLPKGVDLSTYTQEQLDEIAWSLNTRPRKSLGFRTPVAVYNELLLNMEFAKFATKH, from the coding sequence ATGGAGAAATCAGGAAAGCATTACAAGCAGTTGAATGCTGAAGAGCGCGCGACGATTATGCTAATGAAACGAGAAGGAAGTGGACTGAGGGAAATTGGGCGATTCTTGAAACGCTCGCCAAGCACTATCTCAAACGAGATTGCACGAGATTTGGGATGTGAGTCTGGCTACGTTGCCTCCTTGGCTGGCGAACAGGCACGCCGTTTGCGAATCAAGCCCCGTAGGCCATTGAAGCTCGTGGAGGGGAATCCGTTGTTTGAAGTTGTGAAGGAACATCTCAAGAAGAAATGGTCACCTGAGCAAATTGCAGGCACACTTAAAAGTATGTACCCAGATCAGCCTTCACAACGTGTAAGCCATGAAACGATTTACCACACCCTTTACGCCATGCCGCGTGGTGAACTGCGCCGTGAATTGATTGCCAGCTTACGCTGGAGTCGTGACAAGCGCCGTTCCAAGACCCGTGCTCCAGATGGTCGCGGACATATCGCAGAAATGCAGAGCATCCACCTGCGTCCGCCGGAAGTGGCGGATCGTTTGATAGCGGGGCACTGGGAAGCCGACATGATCAAAGGTGCGATGAACCGTTCCTCAGTCGGCACGCTGGTCGAACGCACTACATTACTGGTGGTGTTAGCCAAAATGGCTGATGGCACGGCGCAATCTGCCCTGGACGGTTTCAGTGAAGCGCTCAGTGCAATTCCGCCAGAGCTACGCAAGACCTTCACCTACGATCAGGGGCGCGAGATGAGCAAACACGTGCAACTGACTGAACGAACGGGTATGGCGGTTTACTTCTGCGACCCGCACAGCCCGTGGCAACGCGGCTTGAACGAAAATACGAACGGACTGCTGCGCCAGTATTTGCCGAAGGGAGTAGACCTGTCGACCTACACGCAAGAACAGTTGGATGAAATTGCTTGGAGTTTAAATACACGTCCGAGGAAATCGCTCGGATTTCGAACACCCGTAGCGGTTTACAACGAGCTCCTGCTCAATATGGAATTCGCTAAATTCGCGACTAAACATTAA
- a CDS encoding helix-turn-helix domain-containing protein: protein MSTFIEQFSLVLRQLRKERGWSQEQLAERACLNRLADSRTNHNS from the coding sequence ATGAGCACATTCATTGAACAATTCTCTTTGGTGCTACGTCAATTAAGGAAAGAGCGTGGCTGGTCTCAGGAGCAGTTGGCAGAACGTGCCTGCCTTAATCGCTTGGCGGATTCAAGAACCAACCACAACAGTTAA
- the epsC gene encoding serine O-acetyltransferase EpsC, with protein sequence MKLMDTFVPHHNWGLDRVVSELHEVRRHWRETCARDQESGGRELPAPGSIRDIAAGLRGALFPMRLGPPDLRQESEDFFVAYTLDTTLHALHQQVLLELNYTARQSGREPDNDIKAHSRDIVLAFAASLPKVRSLLDTDVRAAYIGDPAAHSVDEILLCYPGAQAIIYHRLAHELYRLGVPMIARIFAELAHSKTSIDIHPGAQIGSGFFIDHGTGVVIGETAIIGERVRLYQAVTLGAKRFSVGSDGILEKGQPRHPILEDDVVIYAGATILGRITIGKGSTIGGNVWLTHSVPPNSHITQASSKHELSNTEMRQP encoded by the coding sequence ATGAAATTGATGGATACCTTTGTTCCGCATCATAACTGGGGGCTAGATCGTGTAGTCAGCGAGTTACATGAAGTGCGTCGGCACTGGCGCGAAACCTGTGCACGTGATCAAGAAAGCGGTGGGCGCGAACTACCCGCCCCAGGCTCCATCCGCGACATTGCGGCAGGGTTGCGCGGTGCATTGTTTCCCATGCGTCTTGGCCCACCTGATCTGCGGCAGGAGAGCGAAGACTTCTTTGTGGCGTATACGTTGGATACCACACTGCATGCCTTACATCAGCAGGTGCTGTTGGAGTTGAATTACACCGCCCGGCAATCCGGCAGAGAACCGGACAATGACATCAAGGCTCACTCGAGGGACATCGTACTGGCTTTTGCGGCCTCGCTGCCCAAGGTGCGAAGCTTGCTGGATACCGATGTCCGTGCAGCCTACATCGGCGATCCGGCGGCACATAGCGTGGATGAAATCCTGCTGTGTTATCCCGGTGCACAGGCCATTATTTATCATCGGCTAGCGCATGAATTGTATCGTCTGGGTGTTCCCATGATTGCGCGCATTTTTGCCGAGCTGGCACATTCCAAAACCAGCATCGACATCCATCCGGGCGCACAGATCGGTTCCGGATTCTTTATTGATCACGGTACCGGCGTGGTAATTGGCGAAACCGCAATCATTGGCGAACGGGTTCGTTTGTACCAGGCCGTGACGTTAGGGGCAAAAAGATTTTCCGTGGGTTCAGACGGCATCCTGGAAAAGGGTCAGCCGCGCCATCCAATTCTGGAAGACGATGTGGTTATTTATGCAGGGGCCACCATTCTGGGTCGAATCACGATCGGAAAGGGCTCAACTATCGGCGGAAATGTCTGGTTGACCCACAGCGTGCCGCCAAATAGCCATATCACTCAAGCCAGTTCGAAGCATGAATTATCCAATACCGAGATGCGCCAGCCATGA
- the ald gene encoding alanine dehydrogenase, translating to MKIGIPKEIKANESRVALVPSGAESLIAAGHSVLVEADAGFGSGFRDEQYLAVGARIVSDANTIWKDADLIVKVKEPIESEWQHIKPGQTLFTYFHFSANEKLTQAHLDSGATCIAYETIELPSRELPLLTPMSEVAGRMAVHEGAKYLEKPYGGRGVLLGGVPGVPPAHVVILGGGVVGMNAAKMAAGLGASVTILDLSLERLRYLSDVMPANVQLVFSNRHNLLEQIASADLVIGGVLITGAIAPKLIRYEDLKTMRQGSVIVDVAVDQGGCIETTHPTTHENPIYVVEGVIHYAVANMPGAVPRTSTLALTNATLPYVLQLANKGWKQALKDNSALRKGLNIVNGKITHHAVAQAFGMLAYAPENFLD from the coding sequence ATGAAAATCGGAATACCAAAAGAAATCAAAGCTAACGAAAGCCGTGTCGCACTGGTTCCATCCGGTGCAGAATCGCTTATTGCGGCCGGGCATTCTGTGCTGGTCGAGGCAGATGCAGGATTTGGTAGTGGCTTCAGGGACGAGCAGTATCTTGCGGTAGGGGCACGTATCGTCTCCGATGCCAATACAATATGGAAGGATGCCGATCTAATAGTTAAAGTTAAAGAGCCGATTGAGTCAGAGTGGCAGCACATCAAGCCTGGTCAAACACTGTTCACCTATTTTCATTTTTCCGCAAATGAAAAATTAACCCAAGCACATCTGGATTCTGGTGCAACCTGCATCGCTTATGAAACGATTGAATTGCCCTCACGCGAATTGCCACTGCTGACACCCATGTCTGAAGTCGCCGGACGCATGGCCGTACATGAAGGGGCCAAATATCTCGAAAAACCATATGGTGGACGGGGCGTTTTGTTAGGGGGTGTCCCCGGTGTGCCACCCGCACATGTTGTCATCCTCGGCGGCGGCGTAGTGGGCATGAATGCCGCCAAGATGGCAGCAGGTCTGGGCGCAAGTGTCACCATCCTTGACCTTTCACTAGAGCGGCTACGCTACCTGAGCGATGTCATGCCAGCTAACGTACAGTTGGTTTTTTCCAATCGACACAATCTGCTGGAACAAATTGCCAGCGCCGACCTTGTCATTGGCGGGGTGTTGATCACCGGAGCAATTGCACCCAAGCTGATACGCTACGAGGATCTCAAGACCATGCGCCAAGGCTCGGTGATCGTGGATGTTGCAGTGGATCAAGGTGGCTGCATTGAAACAACCCATCCCACCACGCACGAGAACCCGATTTATGTGGTCGAGGGAGTCATTCATTATGCTGTGGCGAACATGCCCGGCGCAGTACCTCGCACCTCCACGCTGGCGCTAACTAATGCAACTTTGCCTTATGTGCTGCAATTGGCAAATAAGGGCTGGAAGCAGGCACTTAAGGATAACTCTGCGTTGCGCAAAGGACTCAATATCGTGAATGGGAAAATAACTCATCACGCGGTCGCGCAGGCATTCGGAATGCTTGCCTACGCTCCGGAAAATTTTCTCGATTAA
- a CDS encoding class II glutamine amidotransferase — MCELLGMNCNVPTDICFSFTGFQKRGGETSIHADGWGIAFFEGKGVRLFLDPKPSAQSPIAELVRNYPIQSLNVIAHIRKATQGLVSLENTHPFVRELWGQYWVFAHNGNLPQFQPELYGAFLPVGNTDSERIFCWLLQSLRIRFNDTPPARDVLFAALHELTDQLAGMGIFNYLLSNGECLFAHCSTELNYLIRHSPFNVAHLKDEDMTVDFSHVTTPNDRVAIIATVPLTDNEPWQAMVPGTLWMFHEGEAVAQLATTPSPIKSLAEDLRTTN, encoded by the coding sequence ATGTGCGAACTGCTCGGCATGAACTGCAATGTTCCCACTGATATTTGTTTTTCCTTTACTGGCTTCCAGAAACGGGGCGGAGAAACGAGCATACATGCTGATGGTTGGGGCATCGCTTTTTTCGAGGGCAAGGGCGTGCGGCTATTTTTAGATCCAAAACCTTCAGCCCAATCGCCTATCGCTGAACTGGTGCGCAACTATCCTATCCAATCCCTTAACGTCATTGCGCATATTCGTAAGGCGACACAAGGCTTGGTGTCGTTAGAAAACACCCATCCGTTTGTGCGCGAGCTGTGGGGCCAGTACTGGGTTTTTGCGCACAACGGTAATCTGCCGCAATTCCAGCCTGAGTTATATGGTGCTTTTCTTCCTGTGGGAAATACTGATAGTGAACGTATTTTTTGCTGGTTGCTGCAAAGTCTGAGAATTCGTTTTAATGACACACCGCCAGCGCGTGACGTTCTGTTTGCCGCACTGCATGAGCTAACCGACCAGCTTGCTGGCATGGGCATCTTTAACTATCTATTGTCTAATGGCGAATGCCTTTTCGCGCATTGCTCTACTGAATTAAACTACCTGATCCGCCATAGCCCATTCAATGTGGCGCATCTTAAGGATGAGGATATGACAGTTGATTTCAGCCACGTGACCACGCCTAATGATCGCGTGGCTATTATCGCTACCGTGCCGTTGACCGATAACGAGCCTTGGCAAGCCATGGTGCCGGGCACATTGTGGATGTTCCATGAGGGTGAGGCTGTCGCACAACTTGCCACGACTCCCAGCCCAATAAAATCGCTGGCCGAAGATTTGCGTACCACGAATTAA